Within the Dunckerocampus dactyliophorus isolate RoL2022-P2 chromosome 10, RoL_Ddac_1.1, whole genome shotgun sequence genome, the region aacaaacactTTATGCTAAATGCTTGCTCAGTCAATATATTGTGTTTTCAGTGGTTTTGTTTGTCTCGTCCATTTCCATCTCTTATACAGCACTGCAAAATTATGAGTCTATCTCACGTATCCAATTTTTTCCTCTGCAGGGGTCAATCTGTGATGTTGTCTTTCTTTGTCCATGTTTTCCTGGTATCCACTGGTGAGTTCTACCTCTTGCTATGACCTCTAAGCATCTgtggggacatttttttttactatgtatCATTCTAAACTCTGAATACATCTGGACTAAAGGTttttatcaggggtgtccaaagtgtggcccacagCTCTTTTTTTATCGGTCCTCAACATATTCTAAAAGTGTAATTAATTCTCtactaataaaatacagtatatgattagAATTTAGACAAagttgctttgtcacctataatgTTGCATATGTTGACCTACTTTGGATTGGGTTTCGCATTTTTAATGCACAGCATGTATCAAAGAGGCCCCCCACATGCTTAAATTTTTCTGTAAGCAGcgctctgtggaaaaagtttggacaccctcggTTTATATACCTTTATTATTTACCGGACTATAAGTCCCTGTGGAGTATaagttgcatcagtcaaaaactatgtcatgaagagggaaaaaagtGTGTAAGTTGCACTGGGTTATAAGTTTCATTATAGAAAACTGTGTATTTATCATATCtttattttaaaagttttttttaatttagaaatGCATTTAACAAAATTCAAGTTATTAaactacacaatagcacacagaacaacaggctgaataggtgtGTTTTAATggattttaatcatttttaacacattAAAAGTCAGCAACAGAATAGCATAAAGAACACCTGGGAGtaggcctgccacgataatcaataaatcaattaaccgcatgataaattaaaacaaacttgataattttgccggcctcgatatattgacagttgcatgcgtgtttgttttccttctctctcGCTACCAAACAAGCTTGATGACAataggattcactctgtgcatccgTCTCAACACTTGGCCGTGCTGGTTCTACAGTGTAGTGgtatgaacagagagagtgaatcCTCCTGTCAGCCATCCACTGTCGTTGTCCctgtggggagaggcggggcactGTAGTGTAAAGTCCTGTCCTGTAATAACCACAAACACTGTGCAGTGTCATTCCATTATTGACACACATGAAGTATTGCAAGAGATGACAGACTTCCCTTccctgaaaaaatgaaaaagaaaacaaggacTGGTGTGTTTGTTGTCTTTGGTAAACACTGCAAAAATGTATGATTGCATGACAGCCACATCAGTACAGCCATTGCTAACCTCTCTGTTTCTATGTGACTAGGCATTTTGTGTTTGGAGCCTCAGGAAGGAGCAGGTCTCTCTGCAGGTGCTCTAGACTTGCCATGGCAAGACCAACTGTGCTGTGACTCACCCTCAGcgcaggagggggaggaggatgGCACACCTGAGACAAACCGCTCTGTGTCAAACCTCCCACACCATCCTCGCTGCTACTTGAAGAGCAAGGCCACAGGATCAAGTCCTTATAAGGCCTCTGGAGGTAAATGTctttttgttaattaattatattatgaGCCATTCACTACATTTTCATTGCTGAAGCAAATAATGACTGTTGTATGCTAatgagttttttgttgttatctGGTAGTTAGCAggactagaaaaaaaaatacatatgtttGTGGAAAGGCGGAGCGTAGATTATTGGTGAAAATCCAACATTTTACTGTCACTTTTGTTAACTTGTTAAGACAGTTTTGTCAAACACCTTGTAGTTTAGTGGCTTACACAGCAGAATTTCATAACGCTAGCATAATATCACGTACTCCATCGATGCGTTTTGTAAGTGACTGTCAGCTAGTCTAGGTTGTAATTCGCTTCGCATCCTATGTCAGCTGGGATCCACTCTTGGTCTTGCCGTGACCCTGGACTGGACAGGATAGGAAGTATAGGAAATTGGTGAacagatgtacagtaatccctcgttaatcgtggttaattggttccagactccaccgtgaatttttgcaaagtaggattccatcttgataaattgaatattttcataattatagcatagaaaacctgtttacgagctTCTAAACTacgtttttttagcattattagagccatggaGACATGAAATGACGCCCATATAGTGACCTTTTATTACcctatatagtagatataatcacagaaaataagacatttaggacagtttaccttgtaggggagcagattCTATGGCGCACAGAAAAAGACGGTTGTTCAATTCTGTtgcttcggtggtggtctcaccgaacaattactcaTACCTAGTGAccgatgtagaatactacattcacaagttgtggtcttaatggcttatactgtatttgtattttagtgtaTTTACCCATTTTGAGGCATGAAGGCTAATGATAAATTCAGGCTTGAATGCAGCTGGTCTCTCGAGATTATCTAATTAGTATTGTTTGGCATTGGGTGCTAAATTTCACATTGTACTTGCCATGTTCAGAACAGACTTATTAGGACCGTTTACTTCTGTTGTTATGATGATTCATTCTTGTTGACTGATTTAGTAGAGGTTGAGCAACAGTCACTATCTGAAGGAACTGAGCTGTGACTGTTTGCAAAAAAGCTCTTGATACACCATGCTGAGGGgtaggtgatgacgcaactgctgCTCATCACAGTAAACCGCAAACATCGGCAGCATCAAGACTCACCCTGCAGCACAATCAATTGTCACTGACATAGATCATTCCCACAGGCTCATTAAACTTTATTGGCTTTTCATCTGGCATCCCCTCCAGCCTCAAAGTGGGTGACAATGAGGCTCTTGTCCTGTGATCATGATCATGAAGACATGAAGCTTTGCATAACGCAGACAAATACTCAGCATTTAGTGAGGGTAGAATTAAGTATATTAGTCCCTCACCACATGGCGGTTTGAATGTCATGGTTTCACTCTATCGcactttaaataaatatatgaattaataaatcatgctgtttcatggttgaatattaggggtgtcttcaagctctcgtgtcacaagatctcgcgagattaaaacgtgacaagatttcttgttaaaaaaaactgtctcgcagGCACTCTGCCTGGGACGATAatcaaataattaattaaacacACAAATAGATGAAAAtcaacttgataattttgcagGCCTCAgtttattgccatgtgcacgtaTGCTTGTTTTACCTACCTTTTCCTAACCCTTTCATAATCCGCCTCCAAACGGGCAGGAAgagtgttcactctgtgcattggttttagcaccTTGGCGCCTTTGTtgcatagaacaacggcataaacggagtgagccctcttttcagtcatacagtctctttgtctcggtggtaACATTGTAATTAAATTAcactgcaatatattgtcatatattttaaatattttttttattctacttTTGTTAAAAGTAATGTATGACGGCCCTTTTGGGGCTCCATTGTACCTGAAATGTAAAACCTCGTCTGGGttcattctcgtagacccaatctcgtgtatcgtctcgtcttatGAACGAATGAGTGACGCCCGtattgaatatggcctattattagtaataaaaaaaaatgcatatttaagcaaattgtacatattttctgCCTAAGTCAAGCATcttcaagcctaaaaatggccaaaatacataaaataccaatataaggcattctgaaaacacactaaaaaatgtgattatatgtggtattccacactggtgacaaggtgtcagtaatgttactgtaatgttcagtgagacacacaagcacaagacttgattgccagaacaacaggttttaattacaataatccctaataaaaaccccaaataaaaacatgggctactgttgcagccgtaacacaCGTCaacctaaaactcaactgtgaacccccgacgtcacttcctgtttgcctgCCACTCTATCTAGACTATCTAGAGGGGACTGAATACTTGTGAAATCGGCAACAATAATCCTTGCAACACTATTCGATCTGCTAAGCAAGTTTCAATCTCATGTGAATGTCATTTCAGGCACCTGTTTGGACATGCTGTGCAGGATTGATGAAAACTGGAAAACTTTGACTTGTGATCTTGGGTCTCCCAGAACTCCATCAGGCACGCTGAACGCTGCTCCTGTGGCAGTTAGCCTGCGGCGCTTGTTGTGAGTATGCTCCTGTTGTTTCATTCCAGTTATTcctacactgtgtgtgtgtgtctgcataaATTGCCTATTTCCGATTTAAGTCAGTGTTTCACCTTTGAGCAGCGGAAGCAAAGTCACTTGAGATAGCACAGGCTCCAGACTGTTTACTGCAGGTGGCATAAAAAGACCAATTTAAAACGGATTAAATTGTTTGATTGTACTCGACTTTTCTGTTGTCACAGCAACGACAGTGCATGTGACCTGTTTTTCCTCATCAGTCTCATGTAATATTGTGATGTTGTTTTATCTCATGCATTTTTAGTATCGCTGTCACAGCACCACatttatataatgtatttttttttcctcctgggACCTTACCACAGGAAACGATTTAGTGTGACTTCACTGTGAAAATAAGCTCCAACAAAGGAAATTGTATTTTCTCAATATTTCAGGTTTCAAAAAAATGATGATCAAGTTAACAAGATGACAATGGAATCTTATAAACCTGTTGTCTGTGAAGCAAAGGATTCCTGTATATGTTCAATTCCACTTGACACCATGAGCTTTGTTACTATGGTAACTGTCAACATCTCCGGCGCTGATGCTGAACCATTTCTTCTCAATGTACCAGCTCGACCCGGTAAGAAAGGACCCTCTTTTTTCGTGTGTGCGTCCAAATCCTTAGTAAAGTTTAATTCagtaagaacaacaaaaaaggttGATTTAAAGGTAACGTTAAAAATGTTATCTTCTATTAAGTTGCAGTCAATCTAGcgttatgtttgtaaatattTGATAATTACAACTGATAGTCTCAGtgcttgttttgtgttttaattaTCGTATTTGATCCGACAGTGAAACCCAGGCCTCCTGTCAACCTCTCACATTTCCAGACCATCGAGCCAGACCTGATTTTGCAATGGGACGAGCCAAAAGACGATGGTTCTGGCCCTTTAAGATATGAGGTCCGATACTCAGATGTCACCCATCCTTCATGGCAGGTGAATACCAAACCGGAATACACAATGTTACACCTTAAATTTTCATTCTACTTAAGGTGTCATTTCTACTATCTATCTACTATCTCTCTTTTCCACTGCATTGTACCTAATCAGCTCAACACGGCTCTCACCGGAAAAAgcagatacagtggaaccttgtttagcatcattaatccattccagaaggtctgactctaacccaAACatactctaaatcaggggtcaccaacgtggtgcccgcgggcaccaggtagccccccacgaccacatgaggtgcccacaagcctgcttttcattcaggtttacAGTTAATGAtgaaaaaacagtagaaataaatgcattctgaaatacaaaatgtgagttgtggacaccagcagtttgttaatgttctggtaaaacaagcatattcgctttgtttgggtttaaaataagctctgaaaataaatgttccaaaaatgagtagctcttggccattttcattttgtaaaagtagctctcacaaggaaaaacgttggtgactcctgctctaaatgaataaacatttcctataagaaataatCTAAATCTAATTAAGAAGAACTACATCATAAATGGGGCGACGAAattgacttccggttcctgtttccatttacagtggtgccttggttaatgtcAATCCGTTTCAGAacgtccgactcaaaccaaaactgaTTCTAACCAAAGCAGACTGATTTAACACTTTTACCTACTTTTGTtgcaaaaaacccccacaaaaccatcaattaacaaaataacacaaaataaacacattattctgcagcaaccacaatttgcaaaaattttacaaatatatcaaactaaatgttcaacgttctagaaccaataaacatgtactttgCTGTTTAATATAGAAGACAAAAAACCCTatgttaatattgaattcacttgcggttgggtctggaaacaattcccggtaaccatgataaacgagggacgactatatttGCGTTTTCACCAATAATGCATATCTGAGATATAGGCTGTCTTTTATCAAAATATGCTGTATAATTACTTAGTATATTTTGACATACATTACAATGGGTTttagtgtaccccgcctctcgcctgtagtcagctgggataggctccagtatacccccgctaccctacggatgaaaagcggtatagaaaattgatggatagaATGCTTTTAgcaacattaataataaaaaaaaggtaaagaaTATCGGTGTGGCCTCACACCCTTCAATTTTCTGTATGCGGACCTTAACGGAAAAATTGTGTATTcccctgtttaaaaaaaacaaaaaccaaagcatcCATTCGATGCAAATGCACTAGACGCTGTACATGTTATTAATGCAACAGGTCAGCAGGTCGTTCACTTTCAGTGTTTGCCTTTCATGGCTGTTTATTTACATAGTGTTACTGGCTGACAGGCAGTCTGGGCTTAAGCAGCCTCAGTAAATGTGTTTAACATTCAGCATTGCACACCTAGTATATGTGCAAACCTCCAAGAGAGAGGCTTTGAAAGTCAATCAGTGCAATGTTGTTTTAGTTACTCTAAATGCATCTTTTTCATGCCTTTAAAGTACATTTGGAGAACACTTGCTCATAAAAAATGCACATGGTGATTTTATATGTGTGTTATTCCCCATTGTTTTTGATATATCTACAGTATTCGCAATTAGCAGTTTGCACACCCCTCCGTTCTGCCTGCAGGTGATTTCTACAGGCCAAAAGCGCAAACTGAGTCTGGATCTGAAGCCCAAAGTAACGTATACTATGCAGATTCACTGCTCCGGTCTGCATGACCCTCCACTGTGGAGCAACTGGAGTGAACCTTACGACATCTACCTTGACAGTAAGGAACGCTTCCTGTTTtttgatgatgatttttttggtgATTTTTATTTCAGACTTCAAGGCTATTGCAAAttctgtatatgtacagtatgtgcatgtaTTAAGATGACTAACAGATTGTATTTATTCAGATGGCATACTGTAAGTGTAGGACAAAGATCTGGGTGTTTAACTCCTACTAATCAAAACCTTTACGCCGTCTTCCAGTGACAATAGTATCGTGAGAAGAGGGCACAcagaagtctatcagactgtgaacgatggcatcactactgtgaatgataatacacataatatagAAGTAGCAGTGCgccaggcaggattggaagTGCATAGTTAGTTCTTTTCTacatttgctcaaagttacttaagatttgtcagatcaaaacatgattgcTGCCTGACTTcgatcaaaacatgtgatagagTTTCTGGAATTCATCCTGgtaactgtagttctttttgtGTAAACATAAAGCTAATCTAATAcaatctgcaatctattttacatgtgccTTTACATAATTACATATCACCATAAATGATTattagtagcagctacaactcctgttattattttaagttttataagttttactttttctttcaatttgtggaaagaggttcaacagttaaaagcatcatgcttaagttataaaacatttcaaaatgtacctgcaatAGAAATAAAGCTTACATTCTGTACAGGTAATTTGTTTGGTAAAATATACAAGTTACTGCTGTTAATAGGAAAATTTGCAGGATAAGCAATAAACAATATGTTCTCTATGTATGTGTATTTTCAGCAGTGAGCTACATCcctgaaaaagtgttggcccacCCAGGAGAGAACGTAAGCATTTATTGTGTGTTCAACGACCACAGCATCAATGCCAGCTCCGCCGTGTGGATGCTGAACTTCAAACAGTCTCTCCATCCCAGCCAGTACCACACCGTCAACCAATGGGTACAAGAGCAAGCTTATCTTTGCATAATCTTGGTCCAGTTCCAAAAAGTtgacttgtgtgcatgtttaaaaaaaattgccctCTTTTCCAACCAGGTCAGTCAAATTACAGTACGTCCATCAGACTCTGGGTTGTATGACCTGCTGCAGTGTACTGCTACAAAGGAGTGGGCCATCCCTTACAGCCTCATCTACATAGAAGGTGCCTGTAGCGCATAAACAGCAAAACTGAATGTAAACTTTTTTAACCAGCTATAATTGTTACATGTGCCACTTTCATCTCACTTTTTGAAGCTGTTTGTTCCTTTTTCCTGCTGCTGACAAAGGCAGGAAAGACTGTTGACATGGGACAGGTCACCAACGTGAGCCTGTGtgcgctgtttttgttttaattttctcTAATCTACATGTACCTCTGTATTTTTGCAGGAGCTTCTGTTGACATCAGCTGTGAAACCAGTGGCGATATTGATGCTATGGACTGTAGCTGGCAAAACACACTGTGGCTTAAACTCACATTTGAATCCAGGTAGATTTTTATTCATTAGCTGTTGCCTTTAGAATATGATCACATGTCCTCACTCTTAATGACTGCTGATGTGGAACTTCACTGAACACAGTGTACTGAATAAAACAATGTACTTTTTGGTCACTCCCTGGAAATACAAGCTTCCAGTCCTGTACAGTGAGAGGATGCCCGGAAGTTGCTCGATGCCATTTCTGACCTCGGAGCAATATAAATCTGTACAGAGCAGTGAGGAGCCAAGCTTGATAGTTGTTGATAAATGTGTTATTGCTATTTTAGAACACTGCAAATAGTTGTCTTCAGTTTTCTACAGCCCCATGCTTTTGCAAGAAAATTGTGAAGTTTGAAAATTAAGCCATTAAACGGGTTGAGATAGATCCCAAAAATCTTCACTGTCTTCCACCATAGATGGGCTGACCTTCCATGCGATGAGATGGAGGACAGAGAGAAAAAGGGTGAGCGGGTTGGAGAGATGGGGCCTAAATGTCTGCCTGTCCGCTCCAAACCACAAGCCTGCTCCATCCAGCCTATACGAATGACCTGCTACAAGCTGTGGCTGGAGGTGCTGTCCCATCAGGGTCCTGTTAGGTCCAAACCTATCTACATATCACCTATAGATCATGGTAAGCAGCCAATCAATTATTACGAGACGTGTTTAAGTTATTTATTCAGTCCGTTCCATTATTTGATAAGACTATAGAACGTAATAAAAACGTAGGtattcaatgggaaaaatgaaaagaaaaaaaaatcaaatctgaTCGTCATTGTAGACATTTACATATGCATTGCCAGTCAAAAGAAGAAAGTGAAAAGACTTGTTTGAACTGTCATGTTCATCATGGAGGATCCTTTTTTCAGCTATATTTTACAAACCACTTTATAAAATTACATGAATCTCACACAGTCTGGGGCCTTCTTTGTCTGATTTGCAGTAAAGCCTCATGCACCAACTAATGTGAAAGCCGTGAGTCTGAGAAGTGGGGTCCTGAGGATCACATGGGAACCTCCATCTTTGCCCGTGCAGGAGCTCCTGTATCAGTTTCGTCTCCACTCCCCATCGACCATCATAGCTCAGCAAGAGTGGAAGGTAAGCTGTTGTTTGGGAatttaaaatagcaaaaagaGTTTGATTACCCAAATGGTTCAATGAACATTAACATTTTCGACATTCACAGGAAGTACACATATAAAAAAGTATGCATGTAGTTGATCAtggatgcttgctgaaatgagGTCTCATAAGTTTTTCTGACATTGCCACCGTCCTTTGATTTTGTCCAAATGTCCTTTGGAGTGATTGAGTTTTGTAGTAACGTAGCTGTTGCTCTAGGGCTCCCTCCCTAATTACTAcgattactactactactacgaaaataagaataatacgaATAATAATTTGAGGGCTTAACACAATAATAGCCAGTTATGTAGATATTGGATGTTTATATTATATCTACTGTGGTCCTTTGCTTTGGTTTAATATTTAATCTTGCTAAATGCAGGTCTATAATCCAGTGCAAGTGCCATGGGCAGAGGTTACGGTTCTGGACATGTGCCGTGTTTATGTGGTTCAGGTACGGTGCATACCCACCAACCACACTGGCCATTGGAGTGACTGGAGTGACTCAGTCTATTCGATACCTCAAAACAGTAGAGGTAACACATTATTAATAAGATCCTTTGTAAGAGTCACACATCCCAGCAACACCTTGACATTGGACATGTGGTTTCTTCCCCAGCTCCTGAAAATGGGCCTGATTTTTGGAGAATTCTTCAAGATGATCCGCTCACAAACCGGACAAATGTTACTTTGCTGTTTAAGGTATAATGGACGAGATAAACATTTTGACTTCACGTTAAGACCCGTGCTAATTTGCTGTTTCTAGCATCTTCCAACAACGGGCCTCTCCTACTGCATAAATGGATTTATAGTACAACACCACACTGCAAATGGCATTTTGAAGAGTAAGAAGACTGAGATAGCATCCTCCTACAGCTTTGAGTGGGACCGAGAGGTCCAAACTGTGACGGTGGAGGCTTTCAACAGTCTGGGAGCATCTagaaacaacatcaacatgacACTGGAGAGAAGACCCAAACGTGAGTGAGCAAGACTCTCACCATTCACATATGTAGCAGCAGATGTGATGTGACTGAATGGGTCATCTTGTTTCTTGGGGTATAGTAATGTTAGAACAGAAAAGGGCCACATTTTCCCCCAAAGTAGGAAGCATAcagttgtccaaaatgtcttggtaaTCATGTCCTTAATATTCAGACGGTACTAAGGGATAAGCACAAACACTGACTGATTAAATAACTAATCAAATGGTGTGCTTTTTGCTACTTTTGGCAATTACATTTTCCACAGGACACTTCAATATCCAAATATTAGTTGATGTGTAAAGACAGCTGAtgagtgttttatttttctgatgATGCTCTGTTTTGTGTGCACCTCAGGCTACTGTGTGCGTTCTTTCCACGTGCTGTTTATCAACAGTTCCTGTGTTTCTATGCGTTGGAGCCTCCTGGACAGCAGCTCTGCTCCACTCTTCATGGTGGTCCAGTGGGCACCACAGGGGGAAGAGGAATCTGATTCTAACAAAGTCCACATTGGACATGCATGGACCAGGCTGCCTTTCACAGACCGTCCCATCTACCTGAAAggtaatacagtggtaccttggtttttgttatttatttgttcaaaaaGGTGTGAtcaaaaccgaggcaatttttcccaaaggaaataatgtaaatccaattaacctgttccagacacccaaacatatgaacaaaaatacagtttatagagaataattataggtttacatgcagaaaactatgaaataattacaaataacgAATACATGGAAATTATTGTCGATGCAGACTTCCCATACATCTTGACGAaatggaattcaatagtgtttctcatcttctttagcAAATTGCTGGAACtcacagtacagggcaaacaaaCTAGTTTGCTATGTGCAATACTGTACGAAAACCGACACAGGCAAAATTTAGGTGAAAAtcaaatcatacgaaaaccggggcgtaccaaaaccgaggtttgactgtatgcaGTTTCTCATCTAACCTATGTGCTTAATCTCAGCATACTGTACCAATCTCAGCAAGCCAAGCTGAGGCCGAGTTCAcactaataaaattaaaaaatatatagttggTGCGCAGTTTGGTATTATTTTGGTTAGTGTTCACACTCGTGTCCACACTGGCTACACAGCAAAAAGATACGCACATGCACATATAAGGACATGGTTGGGGTTTTGTGGCTTTTCTGACTTTCGAGATGAAACTCAAACATTCCAACAACATGCTTTCTGCTGGGTGGAGTACATATTgcttattttatatattgctATTTTTACCAGCTCAGATTACACAAAAAGCTTGTAaagtatacttttaaagagtgcTGTTGCTGCACTCCGCACTCtcccacacacatgcagagaaACAGTACTTCTGACACATGctttttgatgtagttttaactCTGGTTCATGTCTTTGGTCCATGTTGTGCTCAGACTTGAGCTCAAATGAAGTGCACTTGCAAGCAGACCGAGACCTATCTCCCAAAGTCACAGTGCACACCAAGGTTCAGATGACTGACTTGACCAAATCAACTGGACTAGCAGAACAAACGCACCAGAGTTGGTTTAACCCAAAGAGGCATTACAAGTGTCAACACGCTCTAAACTTGATCTATGTTTTCAGGTGATTTTTATTCCACAAAGGATTATGGCTTCTACTTATATCCTGTGTTACCTGATGGAGAGGGTGAGCCTGCCTTCGCAGTAGGTATGCATGGTAGGATCTTTGAGATTTTCCAAGCGAGAATACCACAGCAATGGCACTTCTAAACTTCTTGTGCGTTTGCCACCTAATGCAGCCACTAGAGGAGACCCTGCAACTTACATGACAATGCTGATCATTGTCGTCCTCTCCATCATCCTCTTTGTCACCCTGGTCCTCTCCCAAAACCAGTAAGAGCTTGTACAGTTGCATGaataaaaactagggctgtcagtTTGCAACTAccgtatgtctgaaatatgcccataaATGTCAGGACATCATTAccgtatatatatttgtttgtacagtcgtccctcgttgatcacggttaattggttctagacccaaccacgctaagtgaatttccatgaactaAAATTCACtattaacaaatggaatatttattaatatactataaaataataataacaataataataataataataataatagaaaacctgtttatgactttctgaatactgtaataataaccattattagagtcctgtagacatcaaataacaccccatagccGGCTTTATActtgtgttacccaatatagtagacataataatagaaaataagccatctgaGACATTAATCAGAGACTCGCACATTAGCATGAACAGGTACATCGGAGTGGCTGTTTGTTttatcaatgtaacgttactgaca harbors:
- the lepr gene encoding leptin receptor isoform X3, whose amino-acid sequence is MGQSVMLSFFVHVFLVSTGILCLEPQEGAGLSAGALDLPWQDQLCCDSPSAQEGEEDGTPETNRSVSNLPHHPRCYLKSKATGSSPYKASGGTCLDMLCRIDENWKTLTCDLGSPRTPSGTLNAAPVAVSLRRLLFQKNDDQVNKMTMESYKPVVCEAKDSCICSIPLDTMSFVTMVTVNISGADAEPFLLNVPARPVKPRPPVNLSHFQTIEPDLILQWDEPKDDGSGPLRYEVRYSDVTHPSWQVISTGQKRKLSLDLKPKVTYTMQIHCSGLHDPPLWSNWSEPYDIYLDTVSYIPEKVLAHPGENVSIYCVFNDHSINASSAVWMLNFKQSLHPSQYHTVNQWVSQITVRPSDSGLYDLLQCTATKEWAIPYSLIYIEGASVDISCETSGDIDAMDCSWQNTLWLKLTFESRWADLPCDEMEDREKKGERVGEMGPKCLPVRSKPQACSIQPIRMTCYKLWLEVLSHQGPVRSKPIYISPIDHVKPHAPTNVKAVSLRSGVLRITWEPPSLPVQELLYQFRLHSPSTIIAQQEWKVYNPVQVPWAEVTVLDMCRVYVVQVRCIPTNHTGHWSDWSDSVYSIPQNSRAPENGPDFWRILQDDPLTNRTNVTLLFKHLPTTGLSYCINGFIVQHHTANGILKSKKTEIASSYSFEWDREVQTVTVEAFNSLGASRNNINMTLERRPKRYCVRSFHVLFINSSCVSMRWSLLDSSSAPLFMVVQWAPQGEEESDSNKVHIGHAWTRLPFTDRPIYLKGDFYSTKDYGFYLYPVLPDGEGEPAFAVATRGDPATYMTMLIIVVLSIILFVTLVLSQNQMKRFVWKDVPNPKKCSWAKGLNFKKADTFEQLFQVSDALPAWPLLLPSENISTVVIMDKTDLSALSTSLVRNPLMPPTPDLVSRPSFLDQSRPVGNEVLVGDRRPSSPDLDLLNSRGPRIDESQLMDPSQGIRESSAQSSVAYATVLLTDPKQEEQCIHDQDQDGSSSSSSDEGNFSANNSDISGSFPGGLWELESCHGGELDDPRRSCSYNSVEELSETSDQEDDATERKDLYYLGMDYPAEDEESDGETTQKEELLKHVIFNRDVDSELISASSCVFPPLYLPQFRTAADTRKLPD
- the lepr gene encoding leptin receptor isoform X1, translated to MGQSVMLSFFVHVFLVSTGILCLEPQEGAGLSAGALDLPWQDQLCCDSPSAQEGEEDGTPETNRSVSNLPHHPRCYLKSKATGSSPYKASGGTCLDMLCRIDENWKTLTCDLGSPRTPSGTLNAAPVAVSLRRLLFQKNDDQVNKMTMESYKPVVCEAKDSCICSIPLDTMSFVTMVTVNISGADAEPFLLNVPARPVKPRPPVNLSHFQTIEPDLILQWDEPKDDGSGPLRYEVRYSDVTHPSWQVISTGQKRKLSLDLKPKVTYTMQIHCSGLHDPPLWSNWSEPYDIYLDTVSYIPEKVLAHPGENVSIYCVFNDHSINASSAVWMLNFKQSLHPSQYHTVNQWVSQITVRPSDSGLYDLLQCTATKEWAIPYSLIYIEGASVDISCETSGDIDAMDCSWQNTLWLKLTFESRWADLPCDEMEDREKKGERVGEMGPKCLPVRSKPQACSIQPIRMTCYKLWLEVLSHQGPVRSKPIYISPIDHVKPHAPTNVKAVSLRSGVLRITWEPPSLPVQELLYQFRLHSPSTIIAQQEWKVYNPVQVPWAEVTVLDMCRVYVVQVRCIPTNHTGHWSDWSDSVYSIPQNSRAPENGPDFWRILQDDPLTNRTNVTLLFKHLPTTGLSYCINGFIVQHHTANGILKSKKTEIASSYSFEWDREVQTVTVEAFNSLGASRNNINMTLERRPKRYCVRSFHVLFINSSCVSMRWSLLDSSSAPLFMVVQWAPQGEEESDSNKVHIGHAWTRLPFTDRPIYLKGDFYSTKDYGFYLYPVLPDGEGEPAFAVGMHATRGDPATYMTMLIIVVLSIILFVTLVLSQNQMKRFVWKDVPNPKKCSWAKGLNFKKADTFEQLFQVSDALPAWPLLLPSENISTVVIMDKTDLSALSTSLVRNPLMPPTPDLVSRPSFLDQSRPVGNEVLVGDRRPSSPDLDLLNSRGPRIDESQLMDPSQGIRESSAQSSVAYATVLLTDPKQEEQCIHDQDQDGSSSSSSDEGNFSANNSDISGSFPGGLWELESCHGGELDDPRRSCSYNSVEELSETSDQEDDATERKDLYYLGMDYPAEDEESDGETTQKEELLKHVIFNRDVDSELISASSCVFPPLYLPQFRTAADTRKLPD